In Saprospiraceae bacterium, a genomic segment contains:
- a CDS encoding clan AA aspartic protease produces MNPPSAKSEILPPKLSAMGYTAIALHQNIAGQQLIHAKINNVEGVYILDSGAGHTVVDSRQIETLKLDLRQEEAQFTGGGFGAHGIENVPSYGNKLEIGNFKMDNLVVAVMALDSAWESLAHIGAKEVLFGFIGVDVLKSGNALLDFSTMTLYLQNAHP; encoded by the coding sequence ATGAACCCCCCATCAGCAAAATCAGAAATACTCCCTCCAAAACTTTCCGCAATGGGATATACAGCAATAGCCCTACATCAAAATATCGCCGGCCAGCAGCTTATTCATGCAAAAATAAACAATGTCGAGGGCGTTTATATTTTAGATTCGGGAGCAGGACATACGGTCGTGGATTCCAGACAAATAGAAACGTTAAAATTGGATCTCAGACAAGAAGAGGCACAATTCACCGGGGGCGGTTTTGGGGCACATGGTATTGAGAATGTACCTTCATATGGTAATAAGCTTGAAATAGGAAATTTCAAAATGGACAATTTAGTGGTAGCTGTCATGGCGCTGGATTCAGCCTGGGAATCACTTGCACATATAGGTGCAAAGGAAGTCTTATTTGGTTTTATTGGCGTAGATGTTTTAAAATCGGGCAATGCATTGCTTGATTTCAGTACAATGACCCTTTATTTGCAAAATGCCCATCCTTAA
- a CDS encoding serine hydrolase: protein MKRTAFLLAYALIFNFVFAQQKLPTEIHESILKRIEYGQLPSIVVGIVDKNGSQYYSFGNKTKGGEPVNEHSIYEIGSISKTFTAILLAQMVLEGKLKVEDLAQSYLPSNVKLPTKDGKQITLAQLSNHTSGLPRMPSHFNPKDPANPYADYTVEQMYDFLNNFKLTREIGSQYEYSNLAVGLLGHCLSLHEGKSYESLLTERITATLQMKETKITLDKRMKQNLAMGYSNGEQVSNWDIPTLAGAGAIRSSLHDMLHYVAANLGLNKSKLLPAMQLTHQVQHDKAGEGTSVGLGWHISKGAEGDIITHSGGTGGYRTFIGFVKEIGKGVVVLTNSDIGADDIGMRLLNSTAKLIEVKKSGLANIKEALDKQGADAALNIYAKIKMEESMYEFDESAINALGYVYMGKGKMAEAIAVFKINVDQFPKSDNVYDSYAEAMMKDGQKEAAIINYKKSLELNPANTNAVEMLAKMGVGESIKEIQLEESVLASYVGVYELAPNFTIAITQNGNQLFGQATGQEKFELFAKSNTDFILKVVPAQISFFSKDGKVESLTLYQGGREMPGKRIN, encoded by the coding sequence ATGAAAAGAACCGCATTCCTTCTCGCTTATGCACTTATATTCAATTTTGTATTCGCACAGCAAAAACTTCCAACGGAGATTCATGAAAGCATATTAAAAAGAATAGAGTATGGCCAATTACCGAGTATTGTGGTGGGCATAGTTGATAAGAATGGATCTCAATATTATTCATTCGGTAATAAAACCAAAGGCGGGGAACCGGTTAACGAACATTCCATTTATGAGATAGGCTCTATATCTAAAACATTTACAGCGATTCTTCTGGCGCAAATGGTACTTGAAGGAAAGTTGAAAGTGGAAGACCTTGCACAAAGTTATCTTCCATCAAATGTAAAATTACCAACGAAAGATGGTAAACAAATTACCCTTGCACAACTGTCCAATCATACTTCCGGATTGCCTCGGATGCCCAGCCATTTTAATCCTAAAGACCCGGCCAATCCTTATGCTGATTATACAGTTGAACAAATGTATGATTTTTTAAATAACTTCAAATTGACTCGCGAAATTGGTTCGCAATATGAATATTCCAATTTGGCGGTAGGCCTGTTGGGACATTGTCTTTCACTCCATGAAGGCAAATCATATGAATCTTTACTCACGGAAAGAATTACCGCAACATTACAGATGAAGGAAACTAAAATTACCTTGGATAAAAGAATGAAACAGAATCTGGCGATGGGTTACAGCAATGGTGAACAAGTATCAAATTGGGATATTCCAACATTGGCCGGAGCAGGTGCCATTAGAAGTTCCTTACACGATATGTTGCATTATGTTGCAGCAAATCTTGGATTGAACAAAAGCAAATTACTTCCTGCGATGCAGCTGACGCATCAGGTTCAACATGATAAAGCCGGTGAAGGCACATCGGTTGGACTGGGTTGGCACATTAGCAAAGGGGCTGAAGGTGACATTATTACCCACAGTGGCGGAACCGGAGGCTACCGAACCTTTATCGGCTTTGTAAAAGAAATAGGAAAAGGAGTAGTAGTCCTGACAAACTCTGATATTGGTGCTGACGACATCGGAATGCGCTTACTCAACTCAACGGCCAAATTGATCGAAGTCAAAAAATCTGGCCTTGCAAACATTAAAGAAGCATTGGATAAGCAAGGCGCAGACGCAGCATTGAATATTTACGCAAAAATTAAAATGGAAGAATCCATGTATGAATTTGATGAATCTGCCATCAACGCACTGGGATATGTTTACATGGGAAAAGGAAAAATGGCAGAAGCCATAGCAGTATTTAAAATTAATGTGGATCAATTTCCCAAATCAGATAATGTATATGACAGCTATGCTGAAGCAATGATGAAAGACGGCCAGAAAGAAGCTGCCATCATCAATTACAAAAAATCACTAGAGCTTAATCCTGCCAATACGAATGCAGTGGAGATGTTGGCAAAAATGGGTGTTGGCGAATCGATAAAAGAGATCCAGCTTGAAGAAAGTGTACTTGCGAGCTATGTTGGAGTGTATGAACTGGCACCTAACTTTACCATCGCCATTACTCAAAATGGAAATCAACTTTTTGGCCAGGCTACAGGGCAGGAAAAATTTGAGTTGTTTGCAAAATCTAATACCGATTTCATCTTAAAAGTTGTCCCTGCGCAAATCAGTTTTTTTAGCAAAGATGGTAAAGTAGAAAGTTTGACACTTTATCAAGGCGGAAGGGAGATGCCGGGGAAGAGAATCAACTAA
- a CDS encoding VOC family protein, with protein sequence MTAQAKNPFTWVEIYVEDMGRAQKFYESVLQINMVSLQAPGDFGDLEMLSFPWIEGGSNISGALCKTSHVKPGAGGTMVYFACDDCSVEESRVEDAGGKVLQVKMPIGDYGFCAVVMDTEGNSIGLHSMK encoded by the coding sequence ATGACAGCACAAGCAAAAAATCCATTTACATGGGTAGAAATTTATGTAGAGGATATGGGAAGAGCACAAAAATTTTATGAAAGTGTATTGCAAATCAATATGGTGTCTTTGCAAGCACCGGGCGACTTTGGGGATTTAGAAATGTTGAGTTTTCCCTGGATTGAAGGCGGAAGCAATATAAGTGGCGCGTTATGCAAAACTTCTCATGTGAAACCAGGCGCGGGTGGTACGATGGTATATTTTGCATGTGACGATTGTTCTGTCGAAGAAAGCCGGGTAGAAGATGCAGGCGGAAAAGTATTACAAGTTAAAATGCCCATTGGAGATTATGGTTTTTGCGCTGTGGTGATGGACACCGAAGGAAATTCTATTGGTTTGCATTCAATGAAATAG
- a CDS encoding SRPBCC domain-containing protein — protein sequence MNNFDWTRFTRKIAVKAKISEIYKAWTTVSELEKWFLSEALFYNAQQTPINRNESIETGMSYEWRWYLYDVTERGRITEANGKDFLQFTFAGECLVDIQLLSQDDYVIVELTQKNIPTDDKSKQGIRLGCSTGWSFFLVNLKSVYEGGLDLRNKDPQLLGMLNN from the coding sequence ATGAATAACTTTGACTGGACACGTTTTACGCGAAAAATTGCTGTTAAAGCAAAGATTTCTGAAATTTACAAGGCCTGGACAACTGTCTCGGAGCTTGAAAAATGGTTTTTAAGCGAAGCGTTATTTTATAATGCTCAGCAAACTCCCATAAATAGGAATGAGTCCATAGAAACGGGGATGAGTTACGAATGGCGTTGGTATTTGTACGATGTTACAGAACGCGGAAGAATAACTGAAGCAAACGGAAAAGATTTTCTACAATTTACATTTGCAGGTGAATGTTTAGTGGACATTCAACTTTTAAGCCAAGATGATTATGTAATTGTAGAGTTAACACAAAAAAATATTCCGACCGACGATAAATCAAAACAAGGAATCCGACTTGGTTGCTCGACTGGTTGGTCGTTTTTTTTGGTGAATTTGAAATCTGTTTATGAAGGGGGCCTTGATTTAAGAAACAAAGACCCGCAACTCCTCGGAATGTTGAATAATTAA